A single genomic interval of Shewanella halotolerans harbors:
- a CDS encoding ExeA family protein → MYKAFYGLSDNPFSIAPNPHYLFLSDRHREALAHLTYGLGETGGFVLLTGEVGTGKTTVSRCLLNQLPENTDTAFILNPSLTELELLATLCDELGVHYGESPTLKQLTDKLSQFLLANHEKGRNTVLIIDEAQHLRAEVLEQLRLLTNLETDTKKLLQVILIGQPELQQLLKRQELRQLAQRITARYHLLPLTQQEIALYVQHRLQVAGRHEPLFHRSAIKTLHQYSGGIPRLINLLCERALMAGYAQSKVPIDANMVRTAASEVLGEEIKQRKLLWPATAATLILATFAGAFYFFNLQGQGGIAQANTAQANKAQAGAVQANEPSATGGQQANQNHSQAVQSQIQPQTQTNLASRQGEESNASLSADQRILRQAINQSRSIDTAYAAILGLWDKAPYVGLTACQSAKQQGLDCFQQQGNWHSLVRLNYPAVVYLQDERGEPFYGTVVSRQGEQLLLQLAEQQLWVDRDWFTRHFAGTFELLWQAPSYQPKEIGRGSAPAQIQWLENALAQIQNKPARVVDYFDAELEQSLMDFQRQHGLRADAIAGSQTLVQLNLYLSDKGPRLQEQQTGLQGRVQGEGRY, encoded by the coding sequence ATGTACAAGGCGTTTTACGGACTTAGCGATAACCCGTTTTCGATCGCACCCAACCCTCATTATCTGTTCCTGAGCGACAGGCATCGTGAGGCGTTGGCTCATTTAACCTATGGATTGGGTGAAACCGGTGGTTTTGTCTTGTTAACCGGCGAGGTGGGCACGGGAAAGACCACAGTGTCGCGCTGCCTGCTCAACCAACTGCCTGAAAATACCGATACCGCCTTTATCCTAAACCCCTCGCTGACTGAGCTTGAGTTGCTGGCCACCCTCTGTGACGAGTTGGGGGTGCATTATGGCGAGTCGCCCACCCTGAAACAGCTCACCGATAAGCTGAGTCAGTTTTTGCTGGCCAACCATGAGAAGGGGCGCAATACCGTCCTGATCATCGACGAGGCGCAGCATCTTCGGGCCGAGGTGTTGGAGCAGCTCAGGCTGCTGACCAACCTGGAGACAGATACCAAGAAGCTGCTGCAGGTGATCCTAATCGGTCAGCCAGAGCTACAGCAGCTACTCAAGCGTCAGGAGCTCAGGCAGCTGGCCCAGCGCATCACGGCGCGTTATCACCTGCTGCCATTGACCCAGCAGGAGATTGCCCTCTATGTGCAGCACAGGCTACAGGTGGCCGGGCGTCATGAGCCGCTGTTTCACCGCAGCGCCATCAAGACGCTCCACCAATACAGTGGCGGTATTCCGCGTCTGATTAACCTCTTGTGTGAACGTGCCCTGATGGCTGGTTATGCTCAGTCTAAGGTGCCTATCGACGCCAACATGGTGAGAACCGCCGCCAGCGAAGTCTTGGGCGAGGAGATTAAGCAGCGCAAACTGCTGTGGCCGGCGACGGCCGCAACGCTTATCCTGGCGACCTTTGCCGGCGCCTTCTACTTCTTTAACCTGCAGGGGCAGGGCGGCATAGCTCAGGCAAACACAGCTCAGGCAAATAAGGCCCAGGCTGGCGCAGTGCAGGCAAATGAGCCGAGTGCCACAGGTGGGCAGCAGGCTAATCAGAACCATTCACAAGCCGTCCAGTCACAAATTCAGCCACAAACTCAAACCAATCTGGCAAGCCGTCAAGGCGAAGAGAGCAATGCCAGCTTGAGCGCCGATCAGCGCATATTACGTCAGGCGATCAATCAGAGCCGCAGCATAGACACCGCCTACGCCGCCATACTCGGCCTGTGGGATAAGGCGCCCTACGTTGGTCTGACCGCCTGTCAGTCGGCCAAGCAGCAGGGGCTGGATTGTTTCCAGCAGCAGGGTAACTGGCATTCCTTGGTACGCCTCAACTATCCGGCCGTGGTCTATTTGCAGGATGAGCGCGGCGAGCCCTTCTACGGTACCGTCGTGTCCCGCCAGGGCGAGCAGTTGTTGCTGCAGCTGGCGGAGCAGCAGCTTTGGGTCGACAGAGACTGGTTTACTCGCCACTTTGCCGGCACCTTCGAGCTATTGTGGCAGGCACCAAGCTATCAGCCTAAGGAGATAGGCCGAGGCTCGGCGCCGGCGCAGATCCAGTGGCTGGAGAATGCCCTGGCGCAGATCCAGAACAAGCCCGCCCGTGTGGTCGACTATTTTGATGCTGAGCTGGAGCAATCCCTGATGGACTTCCAGCGTCAGCACGGCCTGCGCGCCGATGCCATCGCCGGTAGCCAGACCTTAGTACAGCTCAATCTCTACCTCAGCGATAAGGGCCCGAGATTGCAGGAGCAGCAAACAGGATTGCAGGGAAGAGTGCAAGGCGAGGGACGCTACTGA
- a CDS encoding L,D-transpeptidase family protein, which yields MMRKLLLLILSLAPLQLLANVYSLPANGGRLIGELQTHVVEKGDYFKTIADKYNIGILELMETNPGVDPFLPTPGTQLVIPTQMLLPDVPRKGIVINLPELRLYYFPKNGREVHVFPVGIGRIGRETPEMTTKIKARIPNPSWTPPASLRAEHLRERGEVLPPVVPAGPDNPLGKYAMQLSYGDGSYLIHGTNKDFGIGMRVSAGCIRLNPDDIEWLFHQAKYGDSVRVINQTVKIATEPDGRQIIEVHSPLSKTEDQPREKVISLSSKVVKFISQESVDNTKANDALLTQNGIPMVISHPPLTAAQDLEITP from the coding sequence ATGATGCGTAAATTGCTGTTGCTCATCTTGAGTCTCGCACCACTGCAGTTACTTGCTAATGTCTATTCCCTGCCGGCCAATGGCGGCCGCCTCATCGGCGAGCTGCAGACCCATGTGGTCGAGAAGGGCGACTACTTCAAAACCATCGCCGATAAATACAATATCGGTATCTTGGAGTTGATGGAAACCAATCCTGGGGTGGATCCTTTCCTGCCGACTCCGGGCACCCAGTTGGTGATCCCCACTCAAATGTTGCTGCCGGACGTGCCGCGCAAGGGCATAGTGATCAACCTGCCGGAGCTGCGTCTCTACTATTTTCCTAAGAATGGCCGCGAGGTGCATGTCTTTCCTGTGGGCATTGGCCGCATCGGTCGTGAAACCCCGGAGATGACCACCAAGATCAAGGCGCGTATCCCTAACCCGAGCTGGACGCCGCCGGCGAGTTTGCGCGCCGAGCATCTGCGTGAGCGTGGCGAGGTATTGCCGCCCGTGGTGCCCGCTGGCCCGGATAACCCCCTGGGTAAATACGCCATGCAGCTCTCCTATGGCGATGGCAGCTACCTGATCCACGGCACCAACAAGGATTTTGGTATCGGCATGCGCGTCAGCGCAGGTTGTATCAGGCTAAACCCAGATGATATCGAGTGGTTGTTTCACCAGGCTAAATATGGCGACAGCGTGCGGGTGATCAATCAAACGGTAAAGATTGCTACCGAGCCCGATGGCCGTCAGATCATCGAGGTGCATTCGCCCCTGTCTAAGACGGAAGATCAGCCCCGTGAGAAGGTGATCAGCCTGAGCAGCAAGGTGGTGAAATTTATCAGCCAGGAGAGCGTCGATAACACCAAGGCAAACGATGCCCTGCTGACCCAGAACGGCATCCCTATGGTGATCTCACATCCACCGTTAACGGCGGCTCAGGATTTAGAGATCACTCCCTAG
- a CDS encoding multifunctional CCA addition/repair protein: protein MKIYLVGGAVRDQLLNIPIKDRDYMVVGATVQEMLDKGYRQVGKDFPVFLHPKTQQEYALARTERKTGVGYGGFSVYAAPDVTLEEDLLRRDLTINAIAQDETGQVFDPYGGQADIEQRLLRHVSEAFVEDPLRVLRVARFAARFQPLGFKVAPETMALMQRIAASGELEALTPERVFQELDKALTTEAPQVFFEVLREAGGLAILFPEIEALFGIPQPEQWHPEIDTGVHTLMVLEQAARLSQDKLVRFAALVHDLGKALSPKEHLPKHHGHGQKGLPLIRALCERFRVPNDYRDLALLVSDQHQNIHNALELRAETMVKLFGKADLWRKPERLPQLLLACEADSKGRTGLEERPYPQGAYVQHCFELARNVAIKPIIEAGFKGADIKTELHKQRVEVIEQYKRKTAVNAKP, encoded by the coding sequence GTGAAGATCTATTTAGTTGGCGGCGCCGTCCGCGACCAGTTACTCAATATTCCCATTAAAGATCGTGACTACATGGTGGTGGGCGCGACAGTGCAAGAGATGCTCGACAAAGGCTATCGCCAGGTGGGTAAAGACTTCCCCGTATTTCTCCACCCCAAGACCCAGCAGGAGTATGCCCTGGCGCGTACCGAGCGTAAGACAGGCGTCGGCTATGGCGGCTTTAGCGTCTACGCGGCGCCCGATGTCACCCTGGAGGAAGACTTGCTGAGGCGGGATCTCACCATCAACGCCATCGCCCAGGATGAAACAGGGCAAGTCTTCGACCCCTATGGCGGCCAGGCCGATATCGAGCAGCGCCTGCTCAGGCATGTGTCGGAGGCCTTCGTCGAAGATCCGCTACGAGTGCTCAGGGTCGCCCGTTTCGCCGCCCGTTTTCAACCGCTGGGCTTTAAGGTCGCCCCAGAGACCATGGCGCTGATGCAACGCATCGCTGCAAGCGGGGAGCTCGAGGCGCTAACGCCAGAGCGGGTATTTCAGGAGCTGGATAAGGCGCTAACCACAGAGGCGCCCCAGGTGTTCTTCGAAGTGCTCAGAGAAGCTGGCGGCCTGGCCATACTCTTTCCCGAGATAGAAGCCCTGTTTGGCATCCCTCAGCCAGAGCAGTGGCACCCAGAGATAGATACCGGCGTGCACACCCTCATGGTGCTTGAGCAAGCCGCCAGACTCAGCCAAGACAAGCTGGTGCGCTTCGCCGCACTGGTACACGACCTTGGCAAGGCGCTGTCGCCCAAGGAGCATCTGCCGAAACATCACGGCCATGGCCAAAAGGGCCTGCCCCTCATTCGTGCCCTGTGCGAGCGGTTTCGCGTCCCCAACGACTATCGGGATCTGGCCCTCTTGGTGAGTGACCAGCATCAGAACATCCATAATGCCTTGGAGCTACGAGCCGAGACCATGGTCAAGCTGTTCGGCAAGGCCGACCTCTGGCGTAAGCCCGAGCGACTGCCGCAACTCCTGCTGGCCTGCGAAGCCGACAGCAAGGGACGCACAGGCCTGGAGGAGCGTCCATACCCCCAAGGGGCCTATGTGCAGCACTGTTTTGAGCTTGCGCGCAATGTGGCGATAAAACCTATCATAGAGGCGGGATTTAAAGGCGCCGATATCAAGACGGAATTACACAAGCAAAGGGTCGAGGTCATCGAGCAGTACAAGCGAAAAACCGCCGTAAATGCAAAGCCATAG
- a CDS encoding Lpp/OprI family alanine-zipper lipoprotein produces MNKKVLMIAGVAMTALLGGCANTTALEESVANLGNKVDQLSAEVSSLKSEQGALAADVKDAKAAAMDAQAEAKRANDRIDNIASSYKK; encoded by the coding sequence ATGAACAAAAAAGTACTGATGATTGCTGGCGTAGCAATGACTGCCCTTCTTGGTGGTTGCGCAAACACTACTGCTCTAGAAGAAAGCGTTGCTAACCTAGGCAACAAAGTTGATCAATTATCAGCTGAAGTTAGCTCTCTGAAGTCTGAGCAAGGTGCTCTTGCTGCTGACGTTAAAGACGCAAAAGCTGCTGCGATGGACGCACAAGCTGAAGCTAAGCGTGCTAACGACCGCATCGACAACATCGCTTCTTCTTACAAGAAGTAA
- a CDS encoding general secretion pathway protein GspB — MSILLDAVTRAKQQDRQLDPVITPRAQYEAMQPKWPLVVKLGLFGTGLGGAIALAWVLSGQGELGAQKQAASLSNVSSISSQQTSAMQTQAQPQQQSQQQRVAEQQTAKPSLEQNPQTGIKLAGKVALPLPVERPSVQARTSEPLTASTTQPRRQQAAQSRVNTSLANTSNLNNQSFANNQGAEEPIILGANANQRGRELLSSLKAQVDEAAADVGLESTYAEEQRANQDLAEAFDQASEQQAEPEAQQRPVVKDTSKLVAAFEAALKEVEKENAVATPVTQPKLDPIPAAQPDELPKYGQLPAGIQLQVPEFNILAHVYANDPKNRWLNVDGAELQQGDMIGGKLKIVEIRPRDVVLEVAGTEFKVPAI; from the coding sequence ATGTCTATCCTTCTCGATGCGGTGACCCGCGCGAAACAGCAAGATCGGCAGCTAGATCCTGTGATCACCCCAAGGGCCCAGTATGAAGCGATGCAGCCCAAGTGGCCTCTGGTCGTCAAATTAGGTTTGTTTGGCACTGGCCTTGGCGGAGCCATCGCCCTCGCCTGGGTGCTCAGTGGGCAGGGAGAGCTAGGCGCGCAAAAGCAGGCCGCATCACTATCTAACGTATCTAGCATATCTAGCCAACAAACCTCAGCGATGCAGACACAAGCCCAGCCCCAGCAACAGTCCCAGCAACAGCGAGTGGCTGAACAGCAGACCGCTAAGCCTTCTCTTGAGCAGAATCCTCAGACAGGCATCAAACTGGCGGGTAAGGTCGCCCTGCCATTGCCGGTGGAGCGCCCCAGCGTTCAAGCCCGGACGAGTGAACCCTTGACGGCATCTACCACTCAGCCAAGGCGTCAGCAGGCCGCGCAAAGCCGTGTAAATACTAGCCTTGCGAATACTAGCAATTTGAATAACCAGAGCTTTGCGAACAACCAGGGCGCAGAGGAGCCGATCATCTTAGGCGCCAACGCCAATCAGCGTGGGCGCGAGCTACTCAGCTCTCTCAAGGCGCAGGTGGATGAGGCGGCGGCCGATGTCGGCCTGGAGTCAACTTATGCCGAGGAGCAGCGCGCAAATCAAGACTTAGCAGAGGCTTTCGACCAAGCAAGTGAGCAACAAGCAGAGCCGGAAGCCCAGCAGCGCCCAGTGGTGAAGGATACCAGCAAGCTGGTCGCTGCCTTTGAGGCGGCGCTCAAGGAGGTGGAGAAGGAGAACGCCGTCGCCACACCCGTGACTCAGCCTAAGCTGGACCCTATTCCAGCGGCGCAGCCCGACGAGCTGCCCAAATATGGCCAGCTACCGGCGGGGATTCAGTTACAGGTGCCCGAGTTTAATATTTTGGCCCATGTCTATGCCAACGATCCTAAGAACCGCTGGCTGAATGTGGATGGCGCCGAGCTGCAACAGGGTGACATGATTGGTGGCAAGCTGAAGATTGTCGAGATACGCCCGAGGGATGTGGTGTTAGAGGTGGCCGGTACCGAGTTTAAGGTGCCCGCTATCTAA
- the nhaD gene encoding sodium:proton antiporter NhaD: MLNIFLITLAVLALLSIIFEEVTHINKAKTTLFFGCVAWITLFVAARDPSHQHLVAEELDHNLLEIATLWLFLMSTMTFVAYLNAKGMIQILVQKLFPQKVSVRMLMIQVALFSLVLSAICDNVTATLVSLGLLTTFQLESQMKRRMSVLIIFAVNSGGVALITGDVTTLMIFLGGHVHISQLLMLFIPAAASVMLLAVLFSLKAEGYVSTTPIKRQYNKLDVFIALIFLITIIMTMVLNIFFGIPPVLTFLSGLSVMFLMGTLQRSNKEELQILEYIRQVEFETLLFFLGILLLVGMLKEIGTLHLLTDVYAKFDPNISNFVTGIGSAILDNVPLTAALLKAEPVLNTPEWLGLTYSVGVGGSLLVIGSAAGIIAMSKVKELTFVTYLKYVPALALCYTCGYGLTLLLAYEFFG, encoded by the coding sequence ATGCTCAACATTTTCCTGATCACACTTGCTGTGCTAGCGCTATTAAGCATTATTTTTGAAGAAGTTACCCACATTAATAAGGCTAAAACCACCCTCTTCTTCGGCTGTGTTGCCTGGATCACCCTGTTTGTTGCGGCGCGGGATCCCAGCCACCAGCACTTAGTGGCAGAGGAGCTGGACCACAACCTGTTGGAAATCGCCACCCTCTGGCTCTTCCTGATGTCCACCATGACCTTCGTGGCCTACCTGAACGCCAAGGGCATGATTCAGATCCTGGTGCAGAAGCTGTTCCCCCAGAAGGTTTCCGTACGCATGCTGATGATACAGGTGGCGCTCTTCTCCCTGGTGCTGTCGGCCATCTGTGATAACGTGACCGCAACCCTGGTTTCCTTGGGCCTATTGACCACTTTCCAACTCGAAAGCCAGATGAAGCGCCGCATGTCGGTACTCATCATCTTCGCGGTGAACTCGGGCGGTGTGGCGCTGATCACAGGTGACGTGACAACCCTGATGATCTTCCTCGGCGGCCATGTCCATATCTCGCAGCTACTTATGCTATTTATCCCGGCGGCGGCCAGTGTGATGCTGCTGGCGGTGCTCTTCTCGCTGAAGGCGGAAGGCTATGTGAGCACCACTCCCATCAAGCGCCAATACAACAAGCTGGATGTGTTTATCGCCCTCATCTTCCTGATCACCATCATAATGACCATGGTGCTCAACATCTTCTTCGGTATTCCGCCTGTGCTGACCTTCCTGTCGGGCCTGTCGGTGATGTTCCTGATGGGCACGCTGCAGCGCAGCAACAAGGAGGAGCTACAGATCCTCGAATATATCCGTCAGGTAGAGTTCGAAACCCTGCTCTTCTTCCTGGGGATCTTGCTGCTCGTGGGCATGCTAAAAGAGATTGGCACCCTGCATCTGCTGACAGATGTCTATGCCAAGTTTGACCCTAACATCTCTAACTTCGTGACGGGTATCGGCTCGGCGATTCTGGATAACGTACCGCTCACCGCGGCGCTATTGAAGGCCGAACCTGTGCTTAACACCCCAGAGTGGCTGGGCCTCACCTACTCTGTAGGCGTGGGCGGTTCTCTGCTGGTGATTGGTAGTGCGGCGGGTATCATCGCCATGAGTAAGGTGAAAGAGCTCACCTTTGTCACCTACCTCAAGTATGTGCCTGCACTGGCCCTGTGTTATACCTGTGGTTACGGTCTGACGTTGCTACTGGCCTACGAGTTCTTTGGCTAG
- a CDS encoding putative RNA methyltransferase: MNSHYLCPLCQAPLMVHQGSQGLHCANKHHFDKGPQGYWVFSQPKKPHIDSRQLMRAKHFLLESDIFAPVVEAIQRQLSQSLPRDATLSHLDVDSGEGYYLRALAGVFNALGQTYEQTGVAEAENALFVAAKAQPEASLIQSQLKVLPFADASFDLVSLFDKPLKGKEPLRVLKPGGTFIWLSPGPRHLWQIREFIYPNLTEKGGEPQQPKGVTLVASEHITYSLALSGEQALTLLEMTPFAWRANDKIKRQIALQDFAALEIDLYLTLATKDA, translated from the coding sequence CAAGGGCTGCACTGCGCCAACAAGCACCATTTCGATAAGGGGCCGCAGGGGTACTGGGTGTTCAGTCAGCCCAAGAAGCCTCATATCGATTCGCGCCAGTTGATGCGCGCCAAACACTTCCTGTTGGAGTCTGATATCTTCGCCCCCGTGGTTGAGGCCATTCAGCGTCAGCTTAGTCAGTCTTTGCCGAGGGATGCCACACTGTCGCATCTGGATGTCGACAGCGGCGAGGGCTATTACCTGCGGGCGCTGGCAGGCGTGTTTAACGCGCTTGGCCAAACCTATGAGCAGACAGGTGTTGCCGAGGCGGAGAATGCCCTGTTTGTGGCGGCGAAGGCCCAGCCTGAGGCCAGTCTGATTCAGAGCCAGCTCAAGGTTCTGCCTTTCGCTGATGCCAGCTTCGATCTGGTGAGCCTGTTCGATAAGCCGCTCAAAGGCAAGGAGCCCCTGCGGGTGCTTAAACCCGGCGGCACCTTTATCTGGTTATCGCCAGGCCCGCGTCATCTGTGGCAGATAAGAGAGTTTATCTATCCTAACTTAACCGAGAAAGGCGGTGAGCCGCAGCAGCCCAAGGGTGTCACTCTGGTGGCGAGCGAGCATATTACTTATTCCTTGGCGCTCAGCGGCGAGCAGGCGCTGACGTTGCTTGAGATGACCCCCTTTGCCTGGCGGGCCAACGATAAGATAAAGCGGCAGATCGCCCTGCAGGATTTTGCGGCGTTGGAGATAGATCTTTACCTCACCCTAGCGACGAAAGATGCTTAG